A window of the Corallococcus exiguus genome harbors these coding sequences:
- a CDS encoding flavin-containing monooxygenase, whose translation MPLSSAEPLSHVDVLIIGAGLSGIGAAYHLQTRCPTLSYAILEGRGAMGGTWDLFRYPGVRSDSDMYTLGYRFRPWLGGKAIADGPSIKAYIEETAAEYGIDQRIRYHHRVTRAEWSSEHARWTVDMEVGPERAPVRMTCGFLYACTGYYDYASGYTPTWPGTERFQGRVVHPQHWPEDLDYGGKRVVVIGSGATAVTLVPAMADRAAHVTMLQRSPTYIADQPAEDGVARALRYVLPRRAAYAVARWKNVLRGMLLYGLARSRPGLFKWLLRLGVRKALGKAYDVDTHFAPRYNPWDERLCVAPDGDLFGAIREGRASMVTDHIESFTEKGLQLRSGAHVDADIIVTATGLNVKILSGLALSVDGEPVQLARTLAYKGMMFSDVPNLVAAFGYTNASWTLKCDLVAEYTCRLLNHMKQHGYTQCVPRLTGPAMTPEPVLDFRSGYVQRALDSLPRQGTRAPWRLYQNYVRDLVMMRYGRVDDEAMEFKRSGSAASGQALLPEVSTRSNAEVARG comes from the coding sequence ATGCCGCTGTCCTCCGCCGAGCCGCTCTCGCACGTCGATGTGTTGATCATCGGCGCGGGCCTGTCGGGCATCGGCGCCGCGTACCACCTGCAGACGCGCTGCCCCACCCTGAGCTACGCCATCCTGGAGGGGCGCGGGGCCATGGGCGGCACGTGGGATTTGTTCCGCTACCCGGGCGTCCGCTCGGACTCGGACATGTACACGCTGGGCTACCGGTTCCGTCCGTGGCTGGGGGGCAAGGCCATCGCGGATGGGCCCTCCATCAAGGCGTACATCGAGGAGACCGCGGCGGAGTACGGCATCGACCAGCGGATCCGCTACCACCACCGCGTCACGCGCGCCGAGTGGTCCTCCGAGCACGCGCGCTGGACCGTGGACATGGAGGTGGGCCCTGAACGCGCGCCCGTCCGCATGACGTGCGGCTTCCTCTACGCCTGCACCGGCTACTACGACTACGCGAGCGGCTACACGCCCACGTGGCCCGGCACCGAGCGCTTCCAGGGCCGCGTCGTGCACCCGCAGCACTGGCCCGAGGACCTGGACTACGGCGGCAAGCGCGTGGTCGTCATCGGCAGTGGCGCGACGGCGGTGACGCTGGTCCCCGCGATGGCCGACCGCGCCGCGCACGTCACGATGTTGCAGCGCTCGCCCACGTACATCGCGGATCAACCGGCCGAGGACGGCGTCGCCCGGGCGTTGAGGTACGTCCTCCCCCGGCGCGCGGCCTACGCGGTCGCGCGCTGGAAGAACGTCCTGCGCGGCATGCTCCTCTATGGCCTCGCGCGCAGCCGGCCGGGGCTGTTCAAGTGGCTCTTGCGCCTTGGCGTGCGGAAGGCGCTCGGCAAGGCCTACGACGTCGATACGCACTTCGCGCCCCGCTACAACCCCTGGGACGAGCGGCTGTGCGTCGCCCCCGACGGAGACCTCTTCGGCGCCATCCGAGAGGGGCGCGCCTCCATGGTGACGGACCACATCGAGTCCTTCACCGAAAAGGGCCTCCAGCTGCGCTCGGGCGCGCACGTGGACGCGGACATCATCGTCACCGCCACGGGGCTGAACGTGAAGATCCTCAGCGGCCTGGCGCTGTCCGTGGACGGAGAGCCCGTCCAGCTGGCGCGGACGCTCGCATACAAGGGGATGATGTTCAGCGACGTGCCCAACCTCGTCGCGGCCTTCGGGTATACCAACGCGTCGTGGACCCTGAAGTGCGACCTGGTGGCCGAGTACACCTGCCGCCTGCTCAACCACATGAAGCAGCACGGCTACACGCAATGCGTGCCCCGCCTGACGGGCCCGGCCATGACGCCGGAGCCCGTGCTCGACTTCCGCTCCGGCTACGTGCAGCGCGCGCTGGACTCCCTGCCCCGCCAGGGCACGCGCGCCCCGTGGCGCCTGTACCAGAACTACGTCCGCGACCTGGTGATGATGCGCTACGGCCGCGTGGACGACGAAGCCATGGAGTTCAAGCGGTCCGGGAGCGCTGCCTC
- a CDS encoding TetR/AcrR family transcriptional regulator, with protein sequence MTTPSDPPGEAPRERLVAGLAQAIIEVGYARLTIADIVRHARVSKRTFYEHFEDKDACLLALYAAQSARLLAEIQAAIQHAPPGEMRASIGAAVYLASLQSRPGLVRTLLVEILHVGPKGVALRRQVMRGFAELMRREFDAAGTGATLSPAIAMALVGGINELILEAVEEDRVDRLSELAGPVAAFVRGLLEARPPAK encoded by the coding sequence ATGACGACCCCGTCCGACCCACCAGGCGAAGCGCCCCGGGAGCGGCTCGTCGCGGGCCTGGCGCAGGCCATCATCGAGGTGGGCTACGCCCGGCTGACCATCGCGGACATCGTGCGGCACGCGCGCGTGTCGAAGCGCACGTTCTACGAGCACTTCGAGGACAAGGACGCATGCCTGCTCGCGCTCTACGCGGCGCAGAGCGCCCGGCTGCTGGCGGAGATCCAGGCGGCCATCCAGCACGCGCCTCCGGGGGAGATGCGGGCCAGCATCGGCGCGGCCGTGTACCTCGCGAGCCTCCAGAGCCGGCCAGGGCTCGTGCGGACGCTCCTGGTGGAGATCCTGCACGTGGGGCCGAAGGGCGTGGCGCTGCGCCGCCAGGTGATGCGCGGCTTCGCGGAGTTGATGCGCAGGGAGTTCGACGCGGCGGGCACCGGGGCCACGCTGTCCCCGGCGATTGCGATGGCGCTCGTGGGCGGCATCAACGAGCTCATCCTGGAGGCCGTGGAGGAGGACCGCGTCGACCGTCTCTCGGAGCTGGCCGGCCCGGTCGCGGCGTTCGTGCGGGGGCTCCTGGAAGCACGGCCTCCTGCGAAGTGA
- a CDS encoding GFA family protein has product MSQRRASCVCGQLRVECTGEPFRVSMCHCFACQQRSGSVYAVQARFRREDITAIEGRSQTFVRKGDESGIPTTFHFCPECGATVYYVSSGAPDAVAIAVGAFTDPNFPAPVFSVYEERSHPWAVPRGIPMEHMD; this is encoded by the coding sequence ATGTCCCAGCGTCGAGCGTCATGCGTCTGCGGTCAGCTTCGCGTGGAGTGCACGGGAGAGCCCTTCCGGGTCTCCATGTGTCACTGTTTCGCCTGTCAGCAGCGCAGCGGCAGCGTGTACGCCGTGCAGGCCCGCTTCCGGCGTGAAGACATCACCGCCATCGAGGGCCGCTCCCAGACATTCGTCCGCAAGGGCGACGAGAGCGGCATCCCCACCACCTTCCACTTCTGTCCGGAGTGCGGCGCGACGGTCTACTACGTGAGCTCGGGGGCTCCGGACGCCGTGGCGATCGCCGTGGGTGCCTTCACGGATCCGAACTTCCCCGCCCCGGTCTTCTCCGTCTACGAAGAGCGGAGCCACCCCTGGGCCGTGCCCCGGGGCATCCCCATGGAGCACATGGACTGA
- a CDS encoding serine hydrolase domain-containing protein, whose translation MNAVIRAVSGAGMCLLLWACGGAGGLAPAPEAAPAVTSQELAPDAGAAWNAVGAMVTARAAAAGVTSMGLAIYDAQDRKVYEQMLGDFTPDTRVAIASSSKMVSGTVLFDVIRQGLLSLDSTTGQVLGWTGDKANITLRHLLSFTSGLEPSNACTTRPGITLAECVAQIAAVPMKAPPGTRFDYGSTHLQVAGRMAEVVTGKTWNTLFTQTLATPLGLPSGVTYYTAPTQQLGTTNPLVAGGLRASMNEYAKLLALVYHRGRYAGLEKGTLALFALQSREPYPSVVVGNSPYQELGYPYRYGLTAWLECTTPATGCDSISSPGAFGFTPWLDRGAKYYAILGMQLAGSDTTGGVVAFSVDLENDLKPLIETALGN comes from the coding sequence ATGAATGCGGTGATCAGGGCAGTCAGCGGTGCGGGGATGTGTCTCCTGTTGTGGGCCTGTGGGGGTGCGGGCGGTCTGGCTCCAGCGCCGGAGGCGGCACCGGCCGTCACGTCCCAGGAGCTGGCGCCGGACGCGGGAGCCGCATGGAACGCGGTGGGCGCGATGGTGACGGCCCGCGCGGCGGCGGCGGGCGTGACGAGCATGGGACTCGCCATCTACGACGCGCAGGACCGCAAGGTGTACGAGCAGATGCTCGGTGACTTCACGCCGGACACGCGCGTGGCCATCGCGTCCTCGTCGAAGATGGTGTCCGGCACCGTCCTCTTCGACGTCATCCGTCAGGGCCTGCTGTCGCTGGACTCCACCACCGGCCAGGTCCTGGGGTGGACGGGCGACAAGGCGAACATCACGCTGCGCCACCTGCTGTCCTTCACGTCGGGCCTGGAGCCTTCGAACGCCTGCACGACCCGGCCGGGCATCACGCTGGCGGAGTGCGTGGCGCAGATCGCCGCCGTGCCCATGAAGGCGCCGCCGGGCACGCGCTTCGACTACGGCAGCACGCATCTCCAGGTCGCCGGGCGAATGGCGGAGGTCGTCACGGGCAAGACGTGGAACACGCTCTTCACGCAGACGCTGGCGACGCCGCTGGGGCTGCCGTCCGGAGTGACGTACTACACGGCGCCGACGCAGCAGTTGGGCACCACCAACCCGCTCGTCGCGGGAGGGCTGCGCGCGTCGATGAACGAGTACGCCAAGCTGCTCGCGCTCGTGTATCACCGGGGCCGTTACGCGGGGCTGGAGAAGGGCACGCTGGCGCTCTTCGCGCTGCAGTCGCGTGAGCCCTACCCGTCCGTCGTGGTGGGCAACTCGCCCTATCAGGAGCTGGGCTATCCGTACCGCTACGGACTGACGGCGTGGCTGGAGTGCACGACGCCCGCCACGGGCTGCGACAGCATCAGCTCGCCGGGCGCGTTCGGCTTCACGCCGTGGCTGGACCGGGGCGCGAAGTACTACGCCATCCTGGGCATGCAGCTGGCGGGCAGCGACACCACGGGCGGCGTGGTGGCGTTCTCCGTGGACCTGGAGAACGACCTGAAGCCGTTGATTGAGACAGCGCTCGGCAACTGA
- a CDS encoding alpha/beta hydrolase family protein, producing MALSTPHRITCADGFELQSTLHSPAGPIRGVVLVHPATAMPASMYFAFAERLTDDGFAVVTYNYRGVHPSGVAKRTHAGFLTWADQDVDAVTRWAAEQYPGLPLLAVGHSFGGHAIGLSASSQQLTAAVMVAAQAGSMRFIHSIRERMLVAMYLKLIGPLCARVLGYMPYARLGLGEDVPAQALLEWSRWASLPRFYFDAPNVDAAARLKRLRMPVLAIGLDDDPWGPPEAIDLVCEHLTGCTVERRQFSPADSLGQGICHLGFFREHHAATLWPTVREWLRRHAPERG from the coding sequence ATGGCACTCTCGACTCCGCATCGAATCACCTGCGCCGATGGCTTCGAGTTGCAGTCCACGCTGCACAGCCCGGCGGGCCCCATCCGGGGCGTGGTGCTGGTGCATCCCGCGACCGCCATGCCCGCGAGTATGTATTTCGCGTTCGCCGAGCGGCTGACGGACGACGGCTTCGCGGTGGTGACCTACAACTACCGGGGTGTGCACCCTTCAGGCGTGGCGAAGCGGACGCATGCCGGGTTCCTCACCTGGGCCGACCAGGACGTGGACGCGGTGACCCGCTGGGCGGCGGAGCAATACCCGGGGCTGCCGCTGCTGGCCGTGGGGCACAGCTTCGGCGGCCACGCCATTGGACTGAGCGCGAGCAGCCAGCAGCTCACCGCGGCGGTGATGGTGGCGGCCCAGGCTGGGAGCATGAGGTTCATCCACTCCATTCGGGAGCGGATGCTGGTCGCGATGTACCTCAAACTCATCGGGCCGCTGTGCGCGCGGGTCCTGGGCTACATGCCCTATGCGCGGCTGGGGCTTGGCGAGGACGTCCCCGCCCAGGCGTTGCTGGAGTGGAGCCGCTGGGCGTCGCTGCCTCGCTTCTACTTCGACGCCCCGAACGTGGACGCCGCGGCCCGCCTCAAGCGGCTGCGCATGCCGGTGCTGGCCATTGGCCTGGACGATGACCCCTGGGGGCCACCCGAAGCCATCGACCTGGTCTGTGAGCACCTCACCGGCTGCACCGTGGAGCGTCGGCAGTTCTCCCCAGCGGACAGCCTGGGCCAGGGCATCTGCCACCTGGGCTTCTTCCGCGAGCACCACGCCGCCACGCTCTGGCCCACGGTGAGGGAGTGGCTGCGCCGCCACGCCCCGGAGCGCGGCTGA
- a CDS encoding glycosyltransferase family 1 protein: MSAPPTQETPSLFLVSLPRSLSSTTWQWARELLGLSAPGWVTDGEVLNLERFGFAPHPAAVHFLRPSDGPAFEAAREHLVHVVRPTGWAYKDVTQPFVVSAALSQPGALRVMKIHRSVADVALAMGDRGWTYPARGVRRDDPDEALIEGLLDAQEALDAIPGLVVDFDDLVMDELALPASLRSLYPGLAMPDTVSFDDAFLRARDEVLTRRRSERHRVLGDRVLEAVRRRAEERRAIAEDAPRPGSGRRSRPRILVVGDAVAPTGFSRVTESIFRRVSRDYDIHQLGIKYAGGAHDLPWTLHPAIDARGVSKLPELCASLEPDLVFLVNDIWVLGDHVRALGRVPGRHRMVAYCPVDSGPLSPSFLAGLQGVHRLVAYTDFGQGELSAAAARLTTAPTWPRVDVIPHGVDTDVFRPLSPPSESLIASRRASRAALFGTNELDDAFIVLNANRNQPRKLIDLTVRGFAAFAQGRPDARLYLHMGTEDVGWDVRGLGARFGVTDRLIISSDQRFAPRLSLAQLNHVYNACDVGVNTSSSEGWGLVAFEHAATGAAQVVPGHTAPGELWAGSAELLDVALTLCQPRILTDAHVPSVDSLTAALTRLYEDRAHLEARSRAAHALATRPTLQWDTIALEWARLFADELSQGGGRS; the protein is encoded by the coding sequence ATGAGCGCCCCGCCGACCCAAGAGACGCCGTCGCTCTTCCTGGTGTCGCTGCCCCGCTCCCTGTCGTCGACCACGTGGCAGTGGGCGCGCGAGCTGTTGGGACTCTCGGCCCCCGGCTGGGTGACGGACGGTGAAGTGCTCAACCTGGAGCGCTTCGGCTTCGCGCCCCATCCCGCGGCGGTGCACTTCCTGCGCCCGTCGGATGGCCCCGCCTTCGAGGCCGCTCGCGAGCACCTGGTGCACGTGGTGCGCCCCACGGGCTGGGCCTACAAGGACGTCACCCAACCCTTCGTCGTCTCCGCCGCGCTCTCCCAACCCGGCGCCCTCCGGGTGATGAAGATCCACCGCTCCGTCGCGGACGTCGCGCTCGCCATGGGGGACCGGGGCTGGACGTATCCAGCGCGAGGCGTGCGCCGCGACGACCCGGATGAGGCCCTCATCGAGGGCCTGCTCGACGCCCAGGAGGCGCTGGATGCCATTCCCGGCCTGGTCGTGGACTTCGACGACCTGGTGATGGACGAGCTCGCGCTGCCCGCCTCGCTCCGGAGCCTCTATCCCGGGCTCGCGATGCCCGACACCGTCTCCTTCGACGATGCGTTCCTCCGGGCGCGGGACGAGGTCCTCACGCGACGCCGGAGCGAGCGCCACCGCGTCCTGGGAGACCGCGTGCTGGAGGCCGTGCGACGGCGCGCGGAGGAGCGCCGCGCGATCGCCGAGGACGCGCCCCGGCCGGGCTCCGGGCGCCGGAGCCGCCCGCGCATCCTCGTGGTGGGAGATGCCGTGGCCCCCACCGGCTTCAGCCGGGTCACCGAGAGCATCTTCCGCCGCGTCTCGCGCGACTACGACATCCACCAGCTCGGGATCAAATACGCAGGCGGCGCCCACGATCTGCCCTGGACGCTCCACCCGGCCATCGACGCCCGCGGCGTCAGCAAGCTGCCGGAGCTGTGCGCCAGCCTGGAGCCGGATCTCGTCTTCCTCGTCAATGACATCTGGGTGCTCGGAGACCATGTCCGGGCGCTTGGCCGCGTGCCCGGACGCCACCGGATGGTGGCCTACTGCCCCGTGGACTCCGGCCCGCTGAGCCCGAGCTTCCTCGCGGGGCTCCAGGGCGTCCACCGCCTGGTCGCGTACACCGACTTCGGTCAGGGCGAGCTGAGCGCCGCCGCGGCCCGGCTCACCACCGCGCCCACCTGGCCCCGGGTGGACGTCATCCCCCACGGCGTCGACACCGACGTCTTCCGCCCCCTGTCGCCCCCGAGCGAGTCGCTCATTGCGTCCCGCCGCGCCAGCCGCGCCGCGCTGTTCGGGACGAACGAGCTGGACGACGCCTTCATCGTTCTGAACGCCAACCGCAACCAGCCGCGCAAGCTCATCGACCTCACGGTGAGGGGCTTCGCCGCCTTCGCGCAGGGCCGTCCCGACGCCCGGCTCTACCTGCACATGGGCACCGAGGACGTGGGCTGGGACGTGCGTGGGCTGGGAGCGCGCTTCGGCGTCACCGACCGCCTCATCATCAGCTCGGACCAACGCTTCGCGCCCCGGCTGTCGCTCGCCCAGCTCAACCACGTCTACAACGCGTGCGACGTGGGCGTGAACACCTCCAGCAGCGAAGGCTGGGGGCTCGTCGCCTTCGAGCACGCCGCCACGGGCGCCGCGCAGGTGGTCCCCGGCCACACCGCGCCGGGGGAGCTCTGGGCGGGCAGCGCCGAGCTGCTCGACGTCGCGTTGACCTTGTGCCAGCCCCGCATCCTCACCGACGCCCACGTGCCGTCCGTGGACTCGCTGACGGCGGCGCTGACCCGGCTGTACGAAGATCGAGCACACCTGGAGGCCCGCTCTCGGGCCGCCCACGCGCTCGCCACCCGTCCCACGCTCCAGTGGGACACCATTGCCCTGGAGTGGGCCCGTCTCTTCGCGGACGAGCTCTCCCAGGGTGGAGGCCGTTCATGA
- a CDS encoding cytochrome c encodes MFANPTAARRPYRAPLATLFAAALLATTAGCAGGLDDPERFTGGSSSCAAGTTGASIIQAQCLSCHSTDANGSAGGGLDLQASGLPGRLYTTNAACNSKPLADSANPSQSFFLMKLTASPGCGARMPLGASLNASDTACLSEWLVAGKPSSP; translated from the coding sequence TTGTTCGCGAACCCAACCGCCGCCCGTCGTCCGTATCGCGCCCCGCTGGCCACGCTGTTCGCGGCCGCGCTCCTCGCCACCACCGCCGGCTGTGCTGGCGGGCTCGATGACCCCGAGCGCTTCACCGGGGGCTCCAGCTCCTGCGCCGCCGGCACCACCGGCGCGAGCATCATCCAGGCGCAGTGCTTGTCGTGTCACTCCACGGATGCCAACGGTTCGGCGGGCGGGGGCCTGGACCTGCAGGCGTCCGGCCTCCCCGGGCGGCTCTACACCACCAACGCGGCGTGCAATTCCAAGCCGCTGGCGGACAGCGCCAACCCGTCCCAGTCCTTCTTCCTGATGAAGCTCACGGCTTCTCCGGGCTGCGGCGCGCGGATGCCGCTGGGCGCGTCGCTGAACGCCTCCGACACCGCGTGCCTCTCCGAGTGGCTGGTCGCCGGAAAGCCGAGCTCCCCGTGA
- a CDS encoding ABC1 kinase family protein, whose translation MNLQDLNRIRQIALIAARHGFGEVTERAGVWRLLGGRKEKVEVSEEARRESTARRFRLFLSELGPTFIKLGQVLSTRADLLPAEFVEELATLQDNVEAIPLEQVHAQIRDALGKDVQELFAQVDPEPLAAASIAQVHRAVTMDGEEVVIKVQRPGIAQRIDADLGVLRSLARLLEAVVEETGIYSPSGIVDEFDRAIHEELDFINEATNIRAFLENHKDRPYLKIPRVHAALSSRTVLTMEFIRGEKINPAALAEADRKQIAQHILEASFRQLFDDGLFHGDPHPGNVLLMEGNRLALLDFGVVGRLTRPMQETLVMLCLAVALKDSDSVARILYRVGVPDARANLMGFRNDIEAILGQHLPTTLGQVDARTLLRDLLDLAVKYRIRIPKEYALLSRASISTEGMLRGLYPELNIIEVALPYAKELMAGRYDPSQLQGGLMRTLLRFQSMAQDLPTQLSQILLDLETGKFSVTVRAEQFDKLNENLRSVAVIAFLGLCACGFIVGAFIAFAPRPPMYGNVPVLGIVGIALAAALFGAVLTWYLFGGRFGKVSVTRFLKKRR comes from the coding sequence ATGAACCTCCAGGACCTCAACCGCATCCGGCAGATTGCCCTCATCGCCGCCCGCCACGGCTTCGGCGAGGTGACCGAGCGCGCGGGCGTCTGGCGCCTGCTCGGCGGCCGCAAGGAGAAGGTGGAGGTCTCCGAGGAGGCCCGCCGCGAGTCCACCGCGCGCCGCTTCCGCCTCTTCCTCTCGGAGCTGGGCCCCACGTTCATCAAGCTGGGTCAGGTGCTCTCCACCCGCGCGGACCTGCTGCCCGCGGAGTTCGTGGAGGAGCTGGCCACGCTCCAGGACAACGTGGAGGCCATCCCGCTGGAGCAGGTCCACGCGCAGATCCGCGACGCCCTGGGCAAGGACGTGCAGGAGCTGTTCGCCCAGGTGGATCCGGAGCCGCTCGCGGCCGCGTCCATCGCCCAGGTGCACCGCGCGGTGACGATGGACGGCGAGGAGGTCGTCATCAAGGTGCAGCGCCCCGGCATCGCCCAGCGCATCGACGCGGACCTGGGCGTGCTGCGCTCGCTGGCGCGCCTGTTGGAGGCCGTGGTGGAGGAGACGGGCATCTACTCGCCCTCCGGCATCGTGGACGAGTTCGACCGGGCCATCCACGAGGAGCTGGACTTCATCAACGAGGCCACCAACATCCGCGCGTTCCTGGAGAACCACAAGGACCGCCCGTACCTCAAGATTCCGCGCGTGCACGCGGCGCTCTCCAGCCGCACCGTGCTCACCATGGAGTTCATCCGCGGGGAGAAGATCAACCCCGCCGCCCTCGCGGAGGCGGACCGCAAGCAGATTGCCCAGCACATCCTGGAGGCCAGCTTCCGCCAGCTCTTCGACGACGGCCTGTTCCACGGCGACCCGCACCCCGGCAACGTGCTGCTCATGGAGGGCAACCGGCTGGCGCTCCTGGACTTCGGCGTGGTGGGCCGGCTCACCCGCCCCATGCAGGAGACGCTGGTGATGCTGTGCCTGGCGGTGGCGCTCAAGGACAGCGACTCCGTGGCGCGCATCCTCTACCGCGTGGGCGTGCCGGACGCGCGCGCCAACCTGATGGGCTTCCGCAACGACATCGAGGCCATCCTCGGCCAGCACCTGCCCACCACGCTGGGCCAGGTGGACGCGCGCACGCTCCTGCGCGACCTGTTGGACCTGGCCGTGAAGTACCGCATCCGCATCCCCAAGGAGTACGCGCTGCTGTCGCGCGCCTCCATCTCCACCGAGGGCATGCTGCGCGGGCTCTACCCGGAGCTGAACATCATCGAGGTCGCGCTGCCGTACGCGAAGGAGCTGATGGCGGGCCGGTACGATCCCTCGCAGCTCCAGGGCGGCCTGATGCGCACGCTCCTGCGCTTCCAGTCCATGGCGCAGGACCTGCCCACGCAGCTGTCGCAAATCCTGTTGGACCTGGAGACGGGCAAGTTCAGCGTCACGGTGCGCGCGGAGCAGTTCGACAAGCTCAACGAGAACCTGCGCAGCGTGGCCGTCATCGCCTTCCTGGGCCTGTGCGCGTGCGGCTTCATCGTGGGCGCGTTCATCGCCTTCGCGCCCCGGCCGCCCATGTACGGGAACGTGCCGGTGCTGGGCATCGTCGGCATCGCGCTGGCGGCGGCCCTCTTCGGCGCGGTGCTCACCTGGTACCTGTTCGGCGGCCGGTTCGGGAAGGTCAGCGTGACCCGCTTCCTCAAGAAGCGCAGGTAG
- the nhaA gene encoding Na+/H+ antiporter NhaA: MANSSQTTNRPPVPALFKVALAPVQAFFRLEASSGILLALCAVAALAWANSPWSSTYAAVFDAPLHLEIVGHGGHFTFRELINDGLMTLFFFLVGMEIKRELSAGELRTFSRALLPLIAALGGMVVPAALYYFFTRGTPAEGGWAIPMATDIAFAIGCLTLVKARVGHGLVVFLTALAIFDDIGGILVIALFYGTGLHVEWLAVGAALVAVLWGLNRFYVRNGLVYAVVGAALWYAMHHGGIHATLSGVILGLCIPALPSRPGREVLEELAAYVQGLVSQPDDEAARGAQLLHIEEALEDIEPPLNRFVHLWHGYVAYGIVPLFALANSGVDVSGMSFADLLKPLPLGIIMGLFVGKQVGIFLFTFAAVRAGVSPLPAGGSLAQLHGVAVVAGIGFTVALFVGGLAFANQPALLAEAKLGILTGSLLSAVVGYVLLRYVARPAQAPIRASP; this comes from the coding sequence ATGGCGAACTCTTCCCAGACGACGAACCGTCCCCCCGTCCCCGCCCTGTTCAAGGTGGCCCTGGCCCCCGTGCAGGCGTTCTTCCGGCTGGAGGCCAGCAGCGGCATCCTCCTGGCGCTCTGCGCGGTGGCCGCGCTCGCGTGGGCCAACTCCCCCTGGAGTTCCACCTACGCCGCCGTCTTCGACGCGCCCCTGCACCTGGAGATCGTGGGCCATGGCGGCCACTTCACCTTCCGCGAGCTCATCAACGACGGGCTGATGACGCTCTTCTTCTTCCTCGTGGGGATGGAGATCAAGCGCGAGCTGTCCGCGGGCGAGCTGCGCACCTTCTCCCGCGCGCTGCTGCCGCTCATCGCCGCGCTGGGCGGCATGGTGGTTCCCGCCGCGCTCTACTACTTCTTCACCCGCGGCACGCCCGCGGAGGGCGGCTGGGCCATCCCCATGGCCACGGACATCGCGTTCGCCATCGGCTGTCTCACGCTGGTGAAGGCGCGCGTGGGCCACGGGCTGGTGGTGTTCCTCACCGCCCTCGCCATCTTCGACGACATCGGCGGCATCCTCGTCATCGCGCTCTTCTACGGCACGGGCCTGCACGTCGAATGGCTCGCCGTGGGCGCGGCCCTGGTCGCGGTGCTCTGGGGTCTCAACCGCTTCTACGTGCGCAACGGCCTGGTCTACGCCGTCGTGGGCGCGGCGCTCTGGTACGCCATGCATCACGGCGGCATCCACGCGACGCTGTCCGGCGTGATCCTGGGCCTGTGCATCCCCGCGCTCCCCAGCCGCCCGGGCCGCGAGGTGCTGGAGGAGCTGGCGGCCTACGTCCAGGGGCTCGTTTCCCAGCCGGACGACGAGGCCGCGCGCGGAGCGCAGCTGCTCCACATCGAGGAGGCGCTGGAGGACATCGAGCCGCCGCTCAACCGCTTCGTGCACCTGTGGCACGGCTACGTGGCGTACGGCATCGTGCCCCTGTTCGCGCTGGCCAACTCCGGCGTGGACGTGTCCGGCATGTCGTTCGCGGACCTGCTCAAGCCCCTGCCGCTGGGCATCATCATGGGCCTCTTCGTGGGCAAGCAGGTGGGCATCTTCCTGTTCACCTTCGCGGCGGTGCGGGCGGGCGTGTCGCCGCTGCCCGCGGGCGGCAGCCTCGCCCAGCTGCACGGGGTGGCGGTGGTGGCCGGCATCGGCTTCACGGTGGCCCTCTTCGTGGGCGGGCTGGCCTTCGCCAACCAGCCGGCCCTGCTGGCCGAGGCCAAGCTGGGCATCCTGACGGGCTCGCTGCTCTCCGCGGTCGTGGGCTACGTGCTCTTGCGCTACGTGGCCCGTCCAGCCCAGGCTCCCATACGCGCCTCCCCATGA